Sequence from the Pseudomonadota bacterium genome:
GCGTCGCCGACAACGCGACCGACCCCGACGGCGACCCGCTCAGCTACGCGATCACCAGCACCGGCGGCCTGCCGAGTGCCACGGTCAACGCCGCCGGACTCGTCAGCGTCACCGCACCGGCTGTCACCGTGTTGACAACCTTCAATGTCGGCTACAGCGTCGACGACGGCCGTGGCGGCACCGACACGGCCACCGTGGTCGTCACGGTCAACCCGCCACCGCCCTGACGCCGACGGCGACGGCGACGCGGGCTGCCCGAAGGCGTGCACCCTGTCGAAGCTGACGGGCTCACGCGACCCCTGTCGTGTGTGTACTCACGGTACCGGGTCCGGTGCAGGGCTTCGACCGGCTGGCGCAATGCGAAACGCTGAAAAAAAGGCGTACGCGGCTGGATAAGCGATTGTAACGTGTCCATACTTGCGCTATGCGTTAGGATAACCGCGTTCGCAACGTTGCAATCCCCGTCTCACACGCCGCACGGGCCTGCACAAGCGACACGCGTTGCGCCGACAACACACGACACCGTGCACGGATACGCACACGAGGAGAACACCATGACCGCGACGGAGCAGCGAGAAGACACCGCCTCACTGTACGAGAGCACACGTCGGTCCGTCCGATTGCGTGGCTCGGTCACCAGCATCCGCCTGGAGAACGGCTTCTGGCAGGTGCTCGGCGAGATGGCAGAAGCGGACAAGTTGTCTCTCCCGCAGCTCATCAACAAGTTGCATAACGAGCTCGACGACACGCAAATCGAGTCACGCAACTTCGCGTCGTTCCTGCGCGTGGTCTGCGCGCAGTACCTCACCGA
This genomic interval carries:
- a CDS encoding Ig-like domain-containing protein, with product TFNVAYSVDDGRGGTASATVVVTVNPPANQPPTATDDAIALASGASGAVSVADNATDPDGDPLSYAITSTGGLPSATVNAAGLVSVTAPAVTVLTTFNVGYSVDDGRGGTDTATVVVTVNPPPP
- a CDS encoding ribbon-helix-helix domain-containing protein, giving the protein MTATEQREDTASLYESTRRSVRLRGSVTSIRLENGFWQVLGEMAEADKLSLPQLINKLHNELDDTQIESRNFASFLRVVCAQYLTDKAQPEPPPLATEPASELTES